The following is a genomic window from Methanolinea sp..
AGTTCCGGGAGAAACCCGACTGGGAGACGGCGAAGATATTCGTGGACGCGGGGTACCTGTGGAACAGCGGGATGTTCCTCTTCTCGACGAAGGTGTTCTTCGAGGAGATGGAGAGGTACCAGCCGGGGCTCCTTGCGGCCATGAGGGAGAAGGGGGTATCCTCGTACCCGGAGATCTCCCCCCTGTCGGTCGACTACGGCCTGCTCGAGCTCTCCGGGAGGGTCGCGGTCGTCCCCCTCACGTCCGGCTGGACGGACCTCGGGACGTTCCGCGCGTGGTACGATTTCAAGCCCCACGATCCCCGCGGGAACGTGGGCGACGCGGATTTCGTCGACGCGGAGCGGAATTTCGTCCATGCACCCGGGAAGCGCGTGGCGCTGATCGGGGTCAATGACCTCGCCCTCGTGGACACGGGCGACGCCCTCCTCGCGTGCCGGCTGGACATGGCGGAGAGCGTCGGCGATCTCGTGAAGGTTCTCAGGGAGAGGGGCGACCCCATCGTGGACTACCACCTCCAGGTCCACCGCCCGTGGGGATCCTACACGGAGCTCGAGAAGTCCCGGTTCTTCCGCATCAAGAGGGTCACCGTCAAGCCCGGGAAGAAGCTCTCCCTCCAGATGCACCACCACCGCAGCGAGCACTGGATCGTCGTCAGCGGCATGGCCGACGTGATCCTCGGGGACAAGACCATCCACCTGCGGCAGGGCGAGAGCACGTTCGTCCCGGCGGGAATCAAGCACCGGCTCGCGAACACGGGGAAGATCCCCCTCGAGGTGATCGAGGTGCAGATCGGCGAGTACCTCGAGGAGGACGATATCACGCGCTTCGCCGACGAGTACAACCGCGCGTGACTCCACCGCGGGGGTCGGGATGTCACCACCACTCGAAGACGCGGTGATGGTCGTCCACGGCGCGGAGATATTCGACGCTGGGGATGCTGCCCGCCTCCACTCCCTCCTGCGCCCGCGCCGGCTCGTCGTCGCGGGGATCATGGCGCGGGTGGCTGCCGAGGAGTCCGGCCTCCCCTGCGAGTTCGCGGACGTGCCGCCGAGCACGGTGCTCCGCGGCCTCGAATACCCCTTCTTCCTCGCCAACAGGGGGAAGACGCCCGAGTCCGGCCGGATATTCGGGGAGATCGTGGCCGGGAGGGTCGGGGGGGACGGGATCGTCCACGTCGAGTGCGCGTCGGGGGAAGTGATCTGCTGGGACAGGGACCCTGACGACCTCGCGAGGGAGATAGCCCGCGCGACCGGCTACACCATTGTTCCCGCAATTTCCCGCCGCGCCGCGACACCCCCCGGGGTCAGGGTGATCCGGGGGTGCATCCCCGGCGAGCCTGTCTTCGTGAACGGGACGGTGATCGGCATCGCGACCGCGCCGGAAGTGGTCCTCGGGACGGACGGGCAGGGGATGCTCGAACCACTGGCCGGGATCGAGGTCAAGGGCCACGGCCTCGAGAAGCTCGCGAGGGCCGGACCGGTCGACCCCGCGACGGCGTGGTGCAAGAGCGGGCGGATCAGGTCGCGGGGACCGGTGACCGAGCGGCGCGCCGCGGGGAGGGGCCGGGTCGTCTTCATCGACCACTGCGGCCACCTCGTCTACCGGACGATCGCGAGGGACGGCGTGTGCGGGATCGTGAGCGTCGGCGACGACACGACCGCGGTCTGCGGGCACATCGGGGCACACCTGGGGATCCCCGTCTTTGGGATCGTGGACGGCGACACCGATGGCATCGTTCCCACCCGTTACGCAGGGGGCTCCGTGATCGCGGTCGCGGACGGCATCTCCGACGACGCGCTGGGCAAGGAAGTGGTAGGGTTGATCCCGCGCGGCGACGTGGAGTGGGAGGAGTTCGTCCGGGCCCTCGTGGAGCGCATCGGGGACAGGGCGAGGATCCTCAGGCCCGGCTCGCCGTGAGCAGGACCGCTCAGCCGCCGGAGGGCGTCTCCTTCGAGGACTGCCGCTCGAACCGTTCCCTCACGCTCTCGAGCGTCTCGATGTCCGAGATGGCCTTGTCGTCCCTCACCCTCACGAAGCGCGGGAACCGGAGGGCGTAGCCGCTCTCGTAGTTCGGGCTCTTCTGGATCTCGGCGTATCCCACCTCGAAGACGAGGAATGGCTCGAGCTGGACCTCCTTGCCGGTCTCGGTGATCACGTGGTCGCGCAGCATCTCGAAGACCTCCTGCAGCTGCTCCTCGGAGAACCCCGTGGCGACCTTCCCGACGGGGAGGAGGTCGTCGCCGTCACGGCAGGCGAGGAGGAATGACCCAAAGAGGTGTGCCCTCTTCCCCTCGCCCCACTCGGCCCCGATGACCGCGAGATCCATGGTGTCCACGCCGGGCTTGACCTTGAGCCAGTTCTTCCCCCTGATTCCCGGAGTGTACGCGGAGGAGAGGACCTTCAGCATCAGCCCCTCGTGCCCGGCCTCGAGGCTCTCCCTGTACACCCTCTCGATCGCCTCGATGTCGTCGCTCACCGTCTGCGGCGCGATGCAGCCAGAGAGCGCGGACTCGAGGTACTTCCGCCTCTCGCTCAGGGGGAGGTCGATGAGCGTCTTCCCGTCGAGGTACAGGATGTCAAAGACGTAGGGCTGCATCGCGATCTCTTTTTGCATCGCCTCGATGTCGTACTTCCTCCTGAACCTCCGCAGGACGGTCTGGAAGGGAAGCGGCCTCCCGTCCCTCGTCGCGATCACCTCGCCGTCGAGGATGACGTCGTGCGCCGTCGCATTCCGGAGCGTCTCCACCACCTCGGGGAGGGCGCCCGTCACGTCCTCGAGCTTCCGGGAGTACATCCTCACGGTGTTCCCCTGCTTGTGGAACTGGAACCTGCTCCCGTCGTACTTGAATTCGGCCG
Proteins encoded in this region:
- a CDS encoding DUF2117 domain-containing protein, yielding MSPPLEDAVMVVHGAEIFDAGDAARLHSLLRPRRLVVAGIMARVAAEESGLPCEFADVPPSTVLRGLEYPFFLANRGKTPESGRIFGEIVAGRVGGDGIVHVECASGEVICWDRDPDDLAREIARATGYTIVPAISRRAATPPGVRVIRGCIPGEPVFVNGTVIGIATAPEVVLGTDGQGMLEPLAGIEVKGHGLEKLARAGPVDPATAWCKSGRIRSRGPVTERRAAGRGRVVFIDHCGHLVYRTIARDGVCGIVSVGDDTTAVCGHIGAHLGIPVFGIVDGDTDGIVPTRYAGGSVIAVADGISDDALGKEVVGLIPRGDVEWEEFVRALVERIGDRARILRPGSP
- a CDS encoding mannose-1-phosphate guanylyltransferase/mannose-6-phosphate isomerase, with protein sequence MESIVSVILAGGVGTRLWPLSRTYNPKQFLKLDGTSLFQETYRRACQISRPEQIYVVTHMHHHYLAANQLEELKVAVPEGRILSEPEGRNTLPAITWAMLEVEREFGDSLVAIFPSDHYLGQGAMDEVASARGIADDYLVTFGVPPTHPHTGYGYISPGDPLPVGFRVQKFREKPDWETAKIFVDAGYLWNSGMFLFSTKVFFEEMERYQPGLLAAMREKGVSSYPEISPLSVDYGLLELSGRVAVVPLTSGWTDLGTFRAWYDFKPHDPRGNVGDADFVDAERNFVHAPGKRVALIGVNDLALVDTGDALLACRLDMAESVGDLVKVLRERGDPIVDYHLQVHRPWGSYTELEKSRFFRIKRVTVKPGKKLSLQMHHHRSEHWIVVSGMADVILGDKTIHLRQGESTFVPAGIKHRLANTGKIPLEVIEVQIGEYLEEDDITRFADEYNRA
- a CDS encoding ATP-dependent DNA ligase — translated: MKFLEFARICEDLARISGRLEVTQKIAEILRRLDETDLPLFTQFLTGKIFPDWSPEKIGIGPNLLFDALTHVVDLSREEIISEINRKGDVGIAVQSILERKVTSGRRKRAATFQTALFSQELDLASVYSDLERISRLEGRASQAEKLSLVQNLFQNASPLEAKYLARLILEDLRIGVGEGTMRDAIALAFSVEPSLVEHAYQALNDLGEVARKARMGREALADVHIMPFHPVKMMLAQQGSIAEAIAENGAVAAEFKYDGSRFQFHKQGNTVRMYSRKLEDVTGALPEVVETLRNATAHDVILDGEVIATRDGRPLPFQTVLRRFRRKYDIEAMQKEIAMQPYVFDILYLDGKTLIDLPLSERRKYLESALSGCIAPQTVSDDIEAIERVYRESLEAGHEGLMLKVLSSAYTPGIRGKNWLKVKPGVDTMDLAVIGAEWGEGKRAHLFGSFLLACRDGDDLLPVGKVATGFSEEQLQEVFEMLRDHVITETGKEVQLEPFLVFEVGYAEIQKSPNYESGYALRFPRFVRVRDDKAISDIETLESVRERFERQSSKETPSGG